The Microbacterium sp. zg-Y1090 sequence CACCCGCAGGTCGGTCACCCGCCACGAGGCCGCATCCGACACGACGGCCAGTCCGGCCGAACGCAGCGGTCCGGCCTCGCCGCCGGCGGCCTGCGCCGCTTCGAGCCCGGCCAGCAGCCGCTCCTCGAACGACCCGGCCGCGGCGGTGAACCCGGCCACCATCTGCTCGAGCACGTCGTCGCCCGCGAGCATGTTGCCGGCGGCGACGCATCCCTCGCCCAGCCGGTGCCCGTGGATGCCGAGCGCACGCGACCCCGAGTGCACGGCGACGCGCCCAGCGGCATCCACCACGGTCAGCTGCCGGTAGTCGCCGTGGGTGTCGGACGCGAGGGCCGCAGTGAGCGCATCGGAGGCGGGCGCACCGTCGGCGAGCGCACGCAGCGCCGCCGGGCCGAGGGCCGGGTTCGTGACGTTCTGCGACGCGACAGCGCCCACCCCCGAAGCCAGGTGCAGGCAGCGTGAAGCGACGGCGGGGCTCGAGGAGGCGATCACCATGCCGAACGCGCCGTCGGCGTCGCGGGCTGCGAGCGAGAGCGTCACAGCGTCACCGTGTGGTCGTCGGCCGGGTCGCTGATCACGGCGGTCGCGTCGATCTCGACGAGCCACTCCGGACGGGCGAGGGCTTCGACGACCAGGCCCGTCGAGACGGGGTGGACGCCCTTGAGCCAGCGGCCCATCGTGCGGTACACCGTCTCCCGGTAGCGGATGTCCGTG is a genomic window containing:
- a CDS encoding DUF1028 domain-containing protein, which codes for MTLSLAARDADGAFGMVIASSSPAVASRCLHLASGVGAVASQNVTNPALGPAALRALADGAPASDALTAALASDTHGDYRQLTVVDAAGRVAVHSGSRALGIHGHRLGEGCVAAGNMLAGDDVLEQMVAGFTAAAGSFEERLLAGLEAAQAAGGEAGPLRSAGLAVVSDAASWRVTDLRVDDHAEPVAELRRLVGLWLPQKSDYLIRAIDPSAAPSYGVPGDE